The window TCTAGAGCCAGTGCTCCTCACAAGAGAAActactgcaacgagaagcccacgaaccacaacaaagagtagcccccactctctgcaactagagaaagccaaaataaataaataaagtaaaaagaagtaTTCAACTTtaagggttttccaggtggcacagtggtaaagaatctgcctgccaatgcaggagacataggttcgatccctgggtcaggaagacctctggagtaggaaatggcaacctgctccagtattcttgcctggaaaactccatggcgagaggagcctggcaggctacagtccatggggtcacaaagagctgaacacgactgagcaactagcacacacgcatacatttcacttaaaaaaagagaaaaaagaaaacatagtatACATATACAGTGGGATATTATTTGGtcacaaaaagaataaatttttgtcatttgcaacaatttggatgaccctgagggcatcatcatgctaagtgaaataagtcagaggatATGttaatactgtatgatctcacttatatgtggaatctaagcaaaccaaaacaaaacaaatgagctCATAGACACAGATCGGTagttgccagaggcagggaggtggggaatgGGCAAAATAGGTGACCCCCCCCAGAGGTCcgggctttcctcatagctctgttggtaaaccatctgtctgcaatgcgggagacccaggttcaattcctgggctgggaagatcccctggagaaggaaatggcaacccactccagtattcttgcctggaaaatcccacggaaagaggagcctggcaggctacagtccacaggatcacaagagtcagacacgacttagggactacaccaccaccaccacgaccCCAGACGtccaaacttccaattataaaataaataagtcacaaggATGTAATGAcagtatggtgactatagttaacagtaCTGCGTTGTACATTTGAAAGTggctaagaaagtagatcttaaacattctcatcacaagggaaaaaattTGTCTAGCTATACATGGTAACGGATATTAACTAGGCTTATTGGTATGATCCTTTCACAGTATATACAAAtaccaaatcattatgttgtatactctaacataatattatatgtcaattgtatctggaaaaaaagtaattaaaagaagaataatattttgtgacatgTGAAAACTATATGAAGTTCAAACTTTAGTGTTCATATAATATGGTCAGAACACGGTCACACTCATCCATCTACATATGTTTCTGGCTGCTTAAATGCCTCAAGGGCAGAGCTGAGgagctgcaactgagaccctatgtcccacaaagtccaaaacaTTGACTGTCCAGCTCTTCATGCAAAAAATTTTCCAGCCTCTGTTGTAAGCTACAGAGATATTGAAGTTGGCTGTAACCTCAGCAAAAATGACTAATATAGTCAAATAGAGTTTAAGGGGAGAGAGGGGACTAGCTCTGGAGAAGGACTGCCAGGCACCACTGAACTACTCTGGATCATTCCCATGTGCTGTCGTGGTGGACACGCAGCCCTTCTGAGCTTTTACCTTGTCGCGCTTCCAGAGAAGCAGCACTGGCATGAAGTGGTCTCTTCGCTTGTAATTCCTTAGCCTTGGGTATTTGGAAGACAGACCAGCAGAATACCCTCCTGCTGTAGTCAGCCCACGCTACCATCTCTAATCTCCCAGCAGGACGTGGCACTGCCTTGGCACTTGATATTAGTCTGTCTATAGCCTGGATTCTTGCTCTTTGCACTGCAGCCTGCTCCTGttaaaaatacctttatttttctgggcccaaCTCAAAGTTTACGGTCCTTTGGGTTACTTGGCAAAAGGATCAGAGCAACATCCACCTGTGCTATATGTTGCCTCCAAAATTCATACTCGTACAAGTGAGCCTcagccccttcttctccttccctccccatcctctctcatcctcctccccttcctttttcttgttctccttttttttttctatttaaaagcaCATTTATTACCTGAATGTCAAGTTCagcaggaattaaaaaaaagtatttacatTTGTTACTTGTTAACatatttactgtttttttaatttattttttaattggagtataattgctctatagtgttgtgttagtttctgctgtacaacaatgtgaatcagctatatgtttgcatatatcccctccctcttgagcgtCCCTTCCACTTCTTCTTCATTGCAGTAGAGTTGGCATACAATATTACAAGTGTGCTTCATAATTGTCAGTTGGAAAGTGCAGCAACTTGCTTTTATTTAAAGGAGCTCTCTATCCTTCCCTGACTTAGGCCATTGGAAGCTAGAAAGTTCCCTGAGACGGCAGGCCCCTGAGTCATCATGGGAGTTTACCTTGCATCCTCTTGCCTGTCTATGTTTGGCTAATGTATCTGGATACTTGCTCTTTCTCTTCACCGGGTCCTACTGCTACAATGCCATCACTGATGTAGCAGACATCTCATGTGACTACATTACTCAGTACAACTAACTAGTTGTAGGAAAATCTCAGTGGAGGGCTAGTCAGACCTCCAAACAGGAATGGTGATGCCTGTGGTTGGGCTTCAGGATCCAGAGCTACGAGAGGTCATTCCACCCAAGAGAGCTACAGAGAGTCAAAGATGATTTCCAAACCAAATCCTTGGAGACAACCCAAACTTAAGCCAGGGAAACCAAGTTCAAATGGTGGAAATGGTATAAATAAAGGTTTTGGAACAGACAAGGAGCAAGGTAAGGCATGAGTCTTCATGTACGAATAGTATCTTGGTTGAATGTAGAGCTTTCAGATCACTCCTCTTACCAAGGTCTGTAATGTTACATTGTCTTCTAGATTCCAGTTTTGCTAATGAGTTGTTTGATGCCAGTTCAGTTCCCTTTTCTTGATAAGAAAGCTATTCTTTCTATCTAGAAACTTGTAAAATTTTCTTTGATCCTTGGAGTTCAAAAATCTCACCGGGATTGGGCTAGATGTGGCGCCTTTTTCATTTGCCTCTTTCCACTCTCTCCCTCAATCATTCGACTTCAAGTCTGACAAGCCAGTTTCTGCCTCAGCAGCACTCCCCCACCCAATAAGTCTCTATCCTAGTTCTCTAACCTTATCACCATCTGAAAATTATGTTACATATGTCTTGTTATTGTCTATCCTCCCAAATTAAAATGTATGGTTCATGTCTTGTCTATCTTGATTACCATTGTATTCTTAGCCTATAGGATAAGTCTTAGGAAGTGGTTGTTGAAAAAATGAGTGATAATGGAATAGTATGTGTGTTTCTCTACAGTGGGCTTAGAGCAAACATTTGGCAAGCTGGGATCTCTGTCTTGAGTTATGTGGACGTGTCCTATTTGTTTGCTGGAGCCCAGCATGGCAGCTTCCCCCATGCTGCCTGCATCTGAGCAATACAGTAGGCAGCAAGTAGACCTCAGGATCATTGCCCCAGCTGCCTCCTGGGGGGAAATTCTGTCTTCCAACCTTGCATCATTTGACCTCTCCtgagctctgcttcattttgcaaaTTCTTCACAGGAACTCAGGTTCCTTACCgtcccctccagcctcctctccccCAGCCTGTGGAGCAACCTCACTTACACCCCCCCAAACCTAATGTGCTTCCTCTGTCCTCTGAACATACTTTCTTTCCTCCATCTGAATTTTACTACTCACCACCTCCATTTGCCTGGAACAGTCCTATTTTCCTTTAAGACTCAGTTGAGACCTCACCTGTCCTGTGCAGCTCTCTGATACCTCTAGAGGTAAGTGCTCCTTCTTCTCTGCGTCTCTGTGGCTctagacaaacatttccattacTATCCTTATGAAAAGTTCTCATAACTTTTCCTTTATCTGTTTCTTTCAACTACTGAGGGCAGGCATTTCATCTTATTTTACTACATAATCTCCATGTACATGCCCTGTATCATATACACTGCTGATGTCAATCAATGCCTGCTCAGGAGACAGAAAACGCAACGCAAGTTTAGTATAAAGAATTGTCAactgggaactccctggtggtccagtggttaggacttagtgcttccactgcaggggcacaagttcagtccctggctagagaactaagatcctgcaagccacatggcccAAAATAAGAATTATTAACTACTAAATGATCCAGATAGGTaggtatatacataatataaatagataaatagatagatatattATAAGGATTATGTGATTATGGAGGCAGGCAAGTCCATATCTGCAGCATGGGCCAAAAGGCTCGAGACCCAGGAGAGTCGGTGTTTCAGTTCCAATCCAAAGGCAGTCTGTTGGTGAGTTCCCTGTTACTCATGGAAGCCagtctttttgttctatttaggccttcagctgattggatgaggcccacccacattatggaggaCAATCTGTTTTACCCAAGGTTCACCAATTTAAATGTTCAGTTTAGTCagaaagttgtgtccaattccttgcaaccccatggattgcagcacacaccaggcttcccagtccttcaccatctcccagagtttgctcaaactcatgtccattgagtcagtgatgccatccaaccatctcattctctgttgtccccttctccttctgccttcaatctttctcagtatcagggttttttccagtgagtaggctctttgcatcaggtagccaaagtattggagcttcagcttcagcatcagtccttccagtgaatattcagggttgatttcctttaggattgactggtttgatctccttgcagttgaagggactctcaagaatcttcggcagcaccacagttcaaaagcataaattcttcggcacgtggttttcttatggtccaactctcacatccatacatgactactggaaaaaccatagctttgaaatgttaatctcttccaaaaacaccctctaagttgacacataaaattgatTATCAGGTGGTCGTCTActaaaaggataaaagaaaacctcaaagaaaacaggaatagcaagtgttgcaaatggcaaattagAAGCTAACATCTCTAGGTTGGAAGGGGAGTACTTGAGGAAGGAACAAATTTGCAAGTCTCCCTAGTCTTTCTCATCCCGTGACAAGGGTGAGATTCAGATGACTGTGTGTCTTTAGTCCACTGGATGGTGAAGTTCACTGAGGTGTCACAAGCCTGGACTGGAGGATCAGAGGTCAGTTACAAGGATGCCAGTGAGTCTTACCGGAATGTGAACACTACTACCCTGCCATGTAGGGCCGACAAGAAAGGTCCACTGGGACCAAAACAAGAAGCCCCTGCCTCTCTTTGTGTAGTGTCCCTCTAGTGTCCTCTATTAACCAGGCTTAGCAttgccttcagagaaggcaatggcaccccactccagtactcttgcctggaaaatcccatggatggaggagcctagtaggctgcagtccatgaggtagctaagagttggacacgactgagtgacttcactttgacttttcactttcatgcattggagaaggaaatggcaacccactccagtgttcttgcctggagaaccccagggacgggggagcctggtgggctgccgtctatggggtagcacagagtcggatatgactaaagcgacttagcagcagcagcagcagcattgccttCGCTGACAAAGAAGACTTGTCTATAGGATCCAGCTCATTtcacaaagcagggcaaagaaggGCAGATTCGGAGCTAAGTGACAATAAACTGATAACTTGCTACAGTTGAGGAAATAATAAATGTCTTCATCATGCAAAACTGTAACTAATTAGGAGGGTCATGTGTTGTCTTAGATAATCAAATGagaacagtttttaaatttaatgaaggGAGTGGGGCTTTTCAatggaagaaaagggaaataCAGGCTATAAGACAGGAACATGGTGACCAAGGAGATAAGAGACAAAGTACTAAGAGGACAACCAGATGGGTCAGATACCTGTGAAGGAGTACCAgctctttcacttcagttcagtcactcagtcgtgtccgactctttgcggaccccatggaatgaagcatgccagacctccctgtccatcatcaactcccggagtttactcaaactcatcaagtccatcaagtcggtgatgccatccaaccatttcatcctctgtcgtccccttctcctcctgccctcagtctttcccagcatcagggtcttttccaatggccaaagtattggagtttcagcctcagcatcagtccctccaatgaacattcaggactgatttcctttaggatggattggttggatctccttgctgtccaagggactcccaagagtcttctccagcaccacagtccaaaagcatcaattctttggctctcagctttctttatagtccaactcttacatccatacatgactactggaaaaaccatagctttgactagacagacctttgttggcagaataatgtctctgctttttaacatgctgtctaggttggtcacaactttaaCAAAAGTAATTTGTTACCAGCTCTTTAACAAAAGTAACTATCTTATCCTCTTCCCAGAATtaaggcttcccttatggctcagatggtaaagaatctgcctgccagagcagaaggtacaggttcaatccctgggtcaggaagatgtcctggagaaggaaatggcaacccactccagtattcttgcctgggaaatcccatggacagaagaagcctggaatgctacatacagtccacatcattgcaaagagttgaacacaactcagcaactaaacaacagcagcaattcTATATGCTTATTATTCCAGTGACCATAAATTCAGTCTCATGCCACAGCTCAAACACATTATCACAACAGACTGTTTTCcaatttttgaattaattttcatgAAACCATTTACAAagggaataaaaattaaatctcaCTTTGTTTCATGTAACATATTGCTTTagacccagtggttaggactctacacttTCATTGCCTAAGACCTGGAGCttaatgcctggtcagggaacaaagatcccacaagccacacagtgcagccattAATAgtaataaagtaataataatgtgTTGCTTTATCCAAAATAATATCTCAAAGTTTTTCGTTAATGTAATATTAAGCTAGCATTTCCATAATTTATTCTATCTCCCTATACTATTAGCTACAAAACGTTATCCAGAGAAGGGAAAGTCCTGGTTTACTAAGATCAGTGCTTGACCCAGATTTGCTCAGTGAACTTTTCTCACAGTGTTGTTGAAGACTCCCCCAGAAGGATTGCTTGGTAGTAAGCACATTCCTCTAGGATGCAGGAGGGGGGCTGGCCAAGCTCTGAAGGCAGAGGCAATATTGTCTTGGCGCTCCGCCAGCTGTCCAGGAGGGCCTACTGTGGGGACTACTCTTGCCACCCCCGCAAATTGCTCACAGACACAACCCACTCTTAAGCCTGAGAACTAGCCCTGGGGCTCATCAGGTGGTGCTGAGACAAAAATGTTCTGCAAGATACACTCAGCACCCATGATTCCAGACTGACTGGTCCCAGAAATTTGAGGGAGCTGATGCTTTTTGGGTATCTCACTTTGTCTAGTGAGATACACAAAGCAGCAGATACATTCTTCTCCCTTACTCCCCACCATGGACAGTTAGGGGATGTGCTAGTTTCATACAGCCTTGCTGATGACATGCCCAGAGACCAATCACCTGTTCTTGGTATGAAGCTGTGGCCAGCACAGTAATGCATGtatgtgagtgaagtgaaagtcactcagttgtgtctgactctttgtgaccccgtggactatagcccatagtccgtggaattctccaggccagaatactggagtgggtagcctttcccttctccaggggatctttccaacccagggatagaatctaggtctcccacattgtagacggattctttaccagctgaaccacaaaggaagcccaagaatacggagtgggtagcctatcccttcttcagtggatcttcccaacccaggaatcgaaccagggttctttaccaactggattctttaccaactgagctatgagggctCCCTATTTTACTGAATTCCTTCCCTGCTATACTCTCCTTTCTCCCTCATTCCTGCTTTCCTGGGACTGCACCATTCCCCAAAGAGTTAACCCATAAGCTTTTGTCTCAGgctcacaccacccttatggcagaaagtgaagaggaactaaaaagcctcttgatgaaagtgaaagaggagagtgaaaaagttggcttaaagctcaacattcagaaaacgaagatcatggcatctggtcccatcacttcctgggaaatagatggggaaacagtggaaacagtgtcagactttattttagggggctccaaaatcattgcagatggtgattgcagccatgaaattaaaagacgcttactccttggaaggaaagttatgaccaacctagatagcatattcaaaagcagagacattactttcccaaaaagtccatctagtcaaggctatggtttttccagtggtcatgtatggacatgagagctggactgtgaagaaagctgaacaccgaagaattgatgcttttgaactgtggtgttggagaagactcttgagagtcccttggactgcaaggaagtccaaccagtccattctaaaggagatcagtcctgggtgttctctggaaggaatgatactaaagctgaaattccagtactttggccacctcatgcgaagagttgactcattggaaaagactgtgatgctgggagggattgcggacaggaggagacggggacgacaaaggatgagatggccggatggcatcaccgagttgatggacgtgagtttgggtgaactccgggaattggtgatggacagggaggcccggtgtgctgcaattcatggggtcgcaaagagttggacacaactgagcgactgaactgaactgaatacctattagttcagttcagttgctcagtcgtgatgccatccaactatctcatcctctgtcgtccccttctcctcctgccctcagtttttcccagcatcagggtcttttcatattaataagctgctaattagagaaaggaaatgcctcAAAACTCAGAGAGTGGCACCAGGCGCCttacccacaacatgcattttgagatagcatTGACACACGGTGGGTCATCCTGGGTCATAAAACAATTGGCATGAATCTTGAAGGAAGGCAAATTTCCAAGTAAATACGTAGTTCCATTAACATAGATTAAGAGGACATTtccatgagtaaaacatactggtttgttgagccattatcggttctgagtcttaggcagaaccaacttgaagaaaggcatattttaaggtaaatacatagttcattaatataacttaagaaaaacatttccataagaaaaacgcattggttagctcaagatttgagaaaagttaagttcaggtggaaccaggtgtcgtcatggcagcacagagttttaaaagacagtttttaaatttgtatagagaagggggaaaCCAGTCTGACACTTGTGGTTTGATTCTTCTGCTTGGGGACCCCTAGCCtgcctgcctgttaccctctcaccaagtctcttatgtcttctgcgtttgcaggcaggctctttatcacttgtgccacctgggaagccccttaatactTCTATAACTTTGTCTTTCTATGTTTAGAAAtccatctaaatttttttttgatgtatagGATCTACTTCTTTTTTCCAATACACCTATCCAGTTGTCCCAGTGGTATTTATATAAATGTTGTCCTTtccttatggggcttccctggtggctcagatggtaaagcgtctgtctgcaatcaggaacccaggttcgatccctgtgtcaggaagatcccctagaaggaaatggcaacccactccagtactcttgcctggagaatcccatggagggaggagcctggtgggctacagtccatcgggtcacaaagagtcggacatgactgagcgacttcactttcactttctttaaaaagtcGCTTTTATCAGAtattaaatttacatatattcaAGAGTCTTTTTCTGGATGTGATACTCTGTCCCATTCATCTATTATCCATTGATGTACCATTGTACTGTTtcgattattgtagctttgtgttatattttgcaacattaattttaagtgaaataactttttttttttttaaatgcaacgtACAAACTTTATTTAACAAAAGTAACATAACGTCAAACAGGcacttatattaaaagaaaaactgactagaagaaatttttatcttaaaacaCCTTACAGTAACCTACTTGCAGTTGCATTTAACTGAGCTCTGTTGCTGTGAAGAATACAGCTCATGCACAGGTATGGATGAACAATTTGTACATTTTTCAAGTATTCACTGAATACTAccttatatacacatatacattaaaTTTGAGAAAGATTTAATTGATGATCCCCAGATAAGCTTCATTTTTGTTGATCTTTTGGAAGAGGCCGTCTAAAGAGAAGGATGTGTGGTTCTGGTTCATGAATCATGTAATGAACCCAGCCTAGACTCTGTTGGACACCAAGTCTCCTCCACTCCTCTTCAGACATCAGATGGGTTTTTGGTACTTGTTTGGAAAGTTCTCTGGGTAACATGACATGTCGGTATTCGTAGTGTTCATCGAAGTACTTGTCCGAGTAGTAGATCTGCTTATGGGCCATCCTGCAGGTGGGCGGTGGGCAGCAGCTGACTAGAGCGAA of the Bubalus kerabau isolate K-KA32 ecotype Philippines breed swamp buffalo chromosome 3, PCC_UOA_SB_1v2, whole genome shotgun sequence genome contains:
- the LOC129647894 gene encoding cyclin-dependent kinases regulatory subunit 2 produces the protein MAHKQIYYSDKYFDEHYEYRHVMLPRELSKQVPKTHLMSEEEWRRLGVQQSLGWVHYMIHEPEPHILLFRRPLPKDQQK